Proteins encoded in a region of the Lepeophtheirus salmonis chromosome 6, UVic_Lsal_1.4, whole genome shotgun sequence genome:
- the LOC121119988 gene encoding uncharacterized protein: protein MYNYDYKTNIMKPKTLTRSTVAENLGISVLTPTTLKSISQILDSNGGDLDGGSLFLEEDSYPIPSVILPNEGGSTSMTRSTFVNSDAKSWQGGTTTVVTPTSLLPQTILDKQDQDKRKENINYNNNSGVLLPRKRNIPRRASGGGRKPSSHNKNGQLLSPEEEARLNVRRERNKEAAARCRKRRVDQTNDLLELVEEQEKIKRSFEEEIRSLQCTKEEIQYILQSHSKTCCLPQHSDEHLRNHHPSVTGVVPVPQQQQQQQQVPSPSSSSQQQRHHHQVGVSSQVPPPTSSLHPTHQRPTSLPLLQKSPSFMDSFIETPSSALNFDSLLTTSSSTGLTPLANIPTPVIFSPTCSTQQREHEKSNCDSVNLVSL from the coding sequence ATGTATAACTACGACTACAAGACTAACATAATGAAACCGAAAACGTTAACTCGTTCCACAGTTGCAGAAAATCTGGGAATCTCTGTATTGACTCCCACAACCCTTAAAAGTATATCTCAGATCCTTGATAGCAATGGGGGTGATTTGGATGGTGGGAGTTTGTTCCTTGAAGAGGACTCTTATCCCATTCCCTCCGTGATCTTACCCAATGAAGGCGGCTCCACCAGTATGACTCGAAGTACTTTTGTGAACTCTGATGCAAAGTCGTGGCAAGGAGGAACGACGACTGTGGTCACGCCTACATCTCTCTTACCTCAAACCATTCTGGATAAACAGGATCAGGATAAAAGAAAGGAGaacatcaattataataataacagtggAGTACTTCTTCCTCGTAAGAGGAATATTCCTCGAAGGGCATCTGGAGGTGGACGAAAACCCTCTTCTCACAATAAAAACGGTCAATTGCTGAGTCCTGAAGAAGAGGCACGACTTAATGTCCGAAGGGAGAGGAATAAAGAAGCCGCTGCTCGTTGTAGAAAGCGTCGTGTGGATCAAACCAATGACCTTCTTGAGCTAGTGGAAgagcaagaaaaaataaagcgttcatttgaagaagaaatccGCTCGCTTCAATGTACCAAAGAAGAAATTCAGTATATCCTTCAATCCCATTCCAAAACTTGTTGCTTACCTCAACACTCTGATGAACATTTAAGAAATCACCATCCCTCTGTAACAGGAGTCGTCCCTGTACCCCAgcagcagcaacaacaacaacaagtaCCATCTCCTTCATCATCCTCTCAACAACAACGACATCATCATCAAGTCGGTGTGTCCTCTCAAGTACCGCCCCCCACTTCTTCTCTACATCCTACACACCAGAGACCCACTTCCTTACCCTTACTTCAGAAAAGTCCTTCCTTTATGGATTCATTCATTGAAACACCCTCCAGTGCACTTAATTTTGACTCTCTTCTCACTACGTCCTCATCAACGGGACTTACTCCACTGGCAAACATTCCCACACCCGTCATCTTCTCACCAACTTGTTCCACACAGCAACGAGAACATGAAAAGTCCAATTGTGACTCCGTTAATTTAGTGTCGCTGTAG